One part of the Anguilla anguilla isolate fAngAng1 chromosome 11, fAngAng1.pri, whole genome shotgun sequence genome encodes these proteins:
- the smim1 gene encoding small integral membrane protein 1, with protein sequence MEDKEADAQYSRWNEDNINLNVAASQPIIMRVYDRLCTGNMGIAMKVAGALAVMVILYVIGYVTGYYVHRC encoded by the exons ATGGAGGACAAGGAAGCTGATGCACAATACAGCCGCTGGAATGAGGACAACATCAACCTCAACGTGGCTGCTTCTCAACCTATAATAATGAG GGTCTATGACAGGCTGTGCACTGGCAACATGGGGATTGCAATGAAAGTGGCAGGAGCTTTGGCTGTGATGGTCATTCTTTACGTCATTGGATATGTCACTGGATATTACGTGCACAGGTGCTGA